The following proteins are encoded in a genomic region of Arachis ipaensis cultivar K30076 chromosome B02, Araip1.1, whole genome shotgun sequence:
- the LOC107625747 gene encoding GDSL esterase/lipase CPRD49, translating into MREREREREREMVGPVRPEFVLFGSSIVQLSFGDEGWGSILANLYARKADIVLRGYSGWNSRRALEVLDKVFPKDANVQPSLVIVYFGGNDSVRPNPHGLGSHVPLQEYKENMRKIAIHLKSLSKKTRLIFLSSPPINEEQIRSTLSKQLGDLGRTNESCRIYSEACLEVCREMNVEAIDLWSALQKRNDWLNVCFKDGIHLASEGSKIVAKEILKVLREADWEPSLYWKSMATEFSEDSPYDPTGVDAKTPINVSNWIFQESFQWD; encoded by the exons atgcgagagagagagagagagagagagagagagatggtaGGACCTGTGAGGcctgaatttgtgttgtttggtTCATCCATTGTTCAACTTAGTTTTGGTGATGAAGGTTGGGGATCTATTCTTGCCAATTTGTATGCTCGCAAG GCTGATATAGTCCTGCGAGGATACTCCGGTTGGAATTCAAGACGCGCTTTGGAGGTTCTTGATAAAGTATTTCCCAAG GATGCCAATGTACAACCATCATTAGTAATTGTTTACTTTGGTGGCAATGATTCGGTTCGACCAAACCCACATGGTCTTGGTTCTCATGTACCCCTTCAAGAATACAAGGAAAATATGAGGAAGATAGCCATCCATCTTAAG AGCTTGTCGAAGAAAACTCGCCTAATATTTCTGAGTTCTCCACCCATCAACGAGGAACAAATCCGCAGTACACTCAG TAAACAACTGGGGGATTTAGGAAGGACAAACGAATCCTGTCGAATATATTCCGAAGCATGTTTGGAGGTGTGCCGCGAGATGAATGTCGAGGCCATTGATCTCTGGTCtgcactacagaaaaggaatgaCTGGTTAAATGTTTGCTTCAA GGATGGGATTCATCTAGCATCTGAAGGAAGCAAGATTGTGGCAAAAGAGATATTGAAGGTTCTTAGAGAAGCAGACTGGGAACCTAGTTTGTACTGGAAGTCAATGGCAACAGAATTTTCAGAAGACTCACCATATGATCCAACTGGTGTTGATGCAAAGACCCCTATAAATGTTTCTAATTGGATCTTCCAGGAAAGTTTTCAATGGGACTAG